Part of the Posidoniimonas polymericola genome, AAGATCTGGCCGTACTGCTTGCCGGTGCGGACCTCGCGTCCGCCCATGCCGTAGGCGTACTCGGGGACGGCGTCGAAGAGCCAGTTGCTGACGTCGATGTTGTGGATGTGCTGCTCCACGATATGGTCGCCGCAGAGCCAGTTAAAGTAGTACCAGTTCTCGACCTGGTACTCCAGCTCGTTGGGCCGCCGGCCCAGCCGCTGTGCCAGGTCGTAGCGGGAGCGGTTCCACAGCGGGCCGCTGTTCCAGTAGACGCGGGTCAGGATGATGTCGCCGATGGCGCCATCTCGCAGCCGCCCAATGGTCTCGATGTACTTCGGCTCATGCCGCCGCTGCAGGCCGACGGCTACCGCCGTGTTGTTCTTCTTCGCGATCTCGCCCGCGGCGAGCACCCGCCGCACACCGTGCGCGTCGGTCGCCAGCGGCTTCTCGGTGAACACGTGCTTGCCGGCGTTGACGGCGGCCTCGAACTGAACCGGACGGAAGCCCGGCGGGGTCGCCAGCACGACCAGGTCGCAGTCGGTCTCGAGCAGGCCCTTGTACGCGTCGAGGCCAACAAACTGGCGCTCGGCCGGCACGTCGACAATGTCGGCCACGTTGCCCGGCCCGTCGCCGATGCGTTCACGGGCGGCGGCCGATGCGCTGCCGATCGCTTCCTGGATGCGGTACTCAAACGCGTCGGCCAGCGCGACCACCTTCACCGGGCCGGGCGTATTGATGATCTGACCGATGGCGCTCTTGCCGCGGCCGCCGCAGCCCACCAGGCCAACCTTGATGGTGTCGTTGCCGAACGTGTGCGGAGCGACTGCCATCGCGCGGCTCGCGACCGACGCGGTTGCGATCACTGCGCCCGAGGCCGCAAGAAAGCCGCGCCGGGTTGCGGGCGTGTTGAGTTCACTCTCTTGGTTCTGCTTAGCCATCGCTATGTTGCCTGAAGGGAGGTGAAGGAAGTGGAGTGCGGGACGCAGTCCCGAGTGGATTGGAAAGAGTGCCATCATGATAGTGACGGCTGGCCGCGAACACAAATTCTGCTGGCAGCGGTCGGCCGCCGGCCGGGGAACTGATCTTTACCGGTGCGGGGATCGCGCCTATACCTCGCCCTCCCAGATCCGCGCCGGACCCTTGGAACCCCGTGCTATGACGAATTTCACGCAAAAACTCGCAGTTTCCCTATTTTCGCTGACGTGCACGGTGGCCGTTGCGGGCGACCTCCGCATCGAGACCCGCGTCTACGCGCACGACGAAGAGCTGCCGGTCTGCGAAAGCGTTACGCTCTTCACGGGCGACACGGTCTACGACTTCCGCGAAGACCGCTCGGTGGTGACGATCTTCCGGTCGGCCGCGGCGGGCAAGCCCGCGCGGTTCGTGCTGGTTGATTCCGACCGCTCGGTCCGCACCGAAATCGAGCTACGACGCGTCGATCAGGCGATGGCAAGCCTCCGTAAGTGGGCCGCCAGCAGCAAGGACCCGTACCTCAGGTTTGCGGGCGATCCTGTCTTCGCCGAGACCTTTGACGAACAAACCGGCGAGTTGACCCTCGCCGGCGACCAGCTCACCTACCGACTGGTCACCGTGCCGATGGAGGACGACCAGCAACGTCTTGCCGTGCGGCAGTTCCTCGACAGCTTCACCAAACTCCAGACGCTGCTCGAGACCAGCCTGCCGCCCGACCCCCGTCTCCGCGTCAACGAGGCGCTCTTCCGGCGGGGGCTGATGCCGGTCGAGACCAAGTTGTATAGCCGCGACGAGGAGGACCCGAGCCTGCGGGCCGAGCACCTGGCGGCGCCGCTGCTCTCCAAGCGTGACCGCGCCCGCATCGACGCGGCCCTCGACAGCCTGTCGATCTGCCGGGAAGTCTCCAACGAGGAGTTCCACCTTGGCGGCGCTCGGACCGCTTCCAAGTAGCTTCGATGTGGTAGCAGCTCTGGCTTAGTCGATCAGTGGCGGCGGGAAGCCCCGCGCTGACGACGCGCTTCGTACAGCAGCACGGCCGCCGTCACCGATACGTTTAGGCTGTCTCCCACGCCGAGCATCGGCAGCGACACCGGCCGCGCGCCGGCCGTGTGCCACGCGTCGGTCAGGCCAGTCGCCTCGGCCCCGAGGACGATCGCCGCCGCTCCGCTCAGGTCCGC contains:
- a CDS encoding Gfo/Idh/MocA family protein, which encodes MAKQNQESELNTPATRRGFLAASGAVIATASVASRAMAVAPHTFGNDTIKVGLVGCGGRGKSAIGQIINTPGPVKVVALADAFEYRIQEAIGSASAAARERIGDGPGNVADIVDVPAERQFVGLDAYKGLLETDCDLVVLATPPGFRPVQFEAAVNAGKHVFTEKPLATDAHGVRRVLAAGEIAKKNNTAVAVGLQRRHEPKYIETIGRLRDGAIGDIILTRVYWNSGPLWNRSRYDLAQRLGRRPNELEYQVENWYYFNWLCGDHIVEQHIHNIDVSNWLFDAVPEYAYGMGGREVRTGKQYGQIFDHHMVEFTMPGGAKMLSACRHQSGCVNNVSEHAHGTEGTADISGGTIYAPDGKVAWRYEGRNPQGHQQEQTDLIANLRKGVIQNETEYGAHSTMSAILGRMVTYSGKQIRWDDAIASELRLSGDIHAWDAPAPVTPDEDGRYPVPVPGKTEVV